GTTCAAGGAATTGGCCTTGCCGAAGAAGGTAAAGATCGTCGGAGTCTTCCGTGCTGACCGCTTTGCGCAGGGTACGCCGTCACTGCTCGTGCCCTTGCATCTGGCGCAGGAGCTAGCCGGGGCTGGAGACAGCGGAGGGATTGGCGGAGTCGCCGTGAAGGTGGAAGATCCCTATACGGTGAACCAGGTGCTAGAAGATGAAATCATCCCGATGCTGACGGCCAATGGCCTGATAGTCGATTGGAAGCCTGTAACCTGGATGGAGCAGTTCGAGCAGCAGTTTGATCTCATCAAGCAGCAGAAGTTGATGATGGTGATTGCCCTGTTCTTCATTGTGTTAGTCGCAGTCTTCTCCATAGGAGCGGTCATGTTCACGGTGACCGTGCAGAAGAAGCGCGAGATCGGTGTGATGAAAGCTCTCGGAGCCACGCCGGCGCAGATTACCCAGGTCTTTACCCTGCAGGGGGTAATCGTGGGTATCCTCGGCGCGGTTGGCGGTGTCGGGTTGGCGATTCTCGTGCTGAAGAACCTGAATGTCATCCAGAGCTTTGTGGCGGGCTTGGGCTTCGATCCCTTCCCGGCTTCATTCTACGGTATGGAAACGCTGCCCCATAAGGTGGACACCTGGGAAATGGTGCTCGTCAGTGTCGGAGCCTTCCTGATGTGTACTTTGGCTGCCTGGATCCCGGCCTTTATGGCCTCACGCGTGGATGCGGCGAGATCATTGCGCAACATGTAAATTTCGGCTAAGCTACTGCAAGAGGCATGAAAATCTGGTTGTTGGAAGAGGGCGAACGTACAGGCCCCCATGAGAGCTACGAAGTCCGTGACAGGATCGAAGCTGGAGACTTGGCGGCCTCTACCCAGGCCTGGTACGAAGGCGCCCCGGATTGGGTACGTCTGGATGAAGTCCCGGTCGTAGAGGGTTTGTTCCGCACCAGGGACAGCCTGGAGAGTTCGGGGGCTTTGGCCACTCCTATCAGCGAGGAGGAAGTGATGGAGGAGCAGATTGCGCTGGAGTACATCTACCCGCCCAAGCTGCATCTGGTGCGGCGCTTCTTCGCCCGTTTGTTTGATTTGATGCTCTACATGACCCTGCTCATCATCGTGATCAGGGACCCGGTCATTCTGGATCCGGCACAGCGGGATGTGATGTTTCACCTGATGATGGGCTTGGGCTACGTGCTGATCGATGCCGGCATGACCAATCTCTGGAAATGCTCTCCCGGCAAATGGCTGCTGGGTATTCGGGTCGTAGATTCCCAGGGTTTGGCCATTGGGCTGGGCAGCTCGGTGATGCGCTCCCTGCGTGTCTGGGTGCTGGGCTGGGGAATGTGGATCATTACTCCTGTCTCACTGGCCATCAGCTGGTTCATGGCCAAGCGGCTGAACTACATGGTCTGGGATTTCCCCAAGCGCTACCGGGTAGTCGCTGAGCCGCTAACAGCGATGCGTATCACGCTAGTGGTTCTAGCCTACCTGATGCTTGCAGTACTCATGCAGTACGGGTTCCCGCCCGAAGTCATGGAGATGCTGGAGAACCAGATGCAGAATCCTGCTCCATAGTGCTTGCAGTACGGGGGGATGCCCCGTAAACCTGTGGTGGCTATGCGTGATATTGTTTACTTCGACTTGGAAACCCAGAAAAGCTTCTCCGCTGTTGGAGGCGCCAAGAATAAGGCGAAAATGGGAATCTCTGTAGCGGTAACCTACTCTACCAAAACAGGACAGTATCACATCTACACCGAGGAGAATATTGATGACCTCGTCCAGCAGCTCGTCCGCGCTGACCTCGTCGTCGGCTGGAACCACGTCCAGTTCGACTACCCAGTGCTGCAGGGCTACACCGTCTACGATCTGGAGACCCAGACCATGAACCTGGACATGATGCTGGAGCTGGAGAAAGACCTCGGCTTCCGCCTCAAGCTCGACTCCGCCGCCAAATGCTGCCTCGGCAACGACGGTAAAACCGCCGATGGCCTGGACGCCCTGCGCTGGTGGAACGAGTACAAGAAGACCGGAGATCCGGAGTTCATGATGAAGATTGCCGAGTACTGCTGCTTCGATGTGAAAGTGACCAAATGCGTTCACGAATACGGTGTGGAGAAGGGAATCATCAAATACGAGGACAAGTCAGGCGATACTGCAGAAGTTTCCGTAGACTGGAGCTAGACCCAGAGCCTCTGAGTATCAGTGTGTAAGGCCCTTTCATTCCCCAGATGGGAAAAAATGGCCAGTTTTGTAATGGCGTAAAACGAACGTTTCTTGTCTAGTGCTAGCGTTGTGAAAGAACTATTCGATATTGCGCTATCTCCATGGGTTTTACCCTACACCGTGATGCTGTGTCTCTTTGTGGTCTACTGGCTGCTGGCGGCGATAGGCACCATGGATATTGATAGCCTGGATATTGATGCCGATGCAGATGCTGACACGGACGGTGGCGGCTTCATGGCAGGTTTCCTGAAAATCGTGAATGCCACGGATGTTCCTCTGATGATGGTGCTCTCTCTGATCTGCTTGTTCAAGTGGATGCTCTTGGTGATGTATCATGGTTATGTGGGCTTCGCTTCCCTTTGGTGGGGAGGCCTGCTCGGGATCATCGGTGCGTTCATCATTGCATGTATTGTTACCAGGATCTTGATGAAGCCTCTGAGCCCTCTGTTTGCTGCCTTCAAACAAGGCGAGAATGATGAGGAGCCTGTCTATGGTCGCGAGTGCGAGGTCGTTTCTGGAACTCTAACTGATAAGTACGGGCGTGTGGAGATCCCACGTGAGCGCGGTGCTCCTGCTGTCGTGGCCTGCCGCTTGGTAGAGGGTGATGTGCCTCTTAAAAGAGGGGACAAAGTAGTGCTCTTTGATCACGATAAAGAAAATAGCCTCTATGTGGCTAAGCGAATTTGAAACAATCTAACAAAAAACAACAATGATAACTGAACTAGTAAACAACCATGTTACTCTGGCAAGCCTGCCAGGTAATATCATTACGATTGGTATCGTAGTGGCAGTAATTATTCTGATTGCAGGAGTGCTTGCCTTCATTAATTGCTTCCGCAAAGTGGAGAAAGGTACCGCACTGATCCGTACAGGTCTGGGTGAAACCAAGGTGACCTTTACGGGAATGATGGTATTCCCTGTGGTTCATCGCTCAGAGCTGATGGACATTTCTTTGAAGCGTATTGAAATCGACCGTACTGGCAAAAATGGTCTTGTCTGTAAGGACAACATGCGTGCGGACATCAAGGTCGCTTTCTTCGTGCGTGTAAATAATCTCGCACAGGACGTGATCAATGTGGCTGAATCCATCGGTTGTGAGCGTGCCTCCAGTGAACCTGAAATCCGTGGACTCTTTGACGCGAAATTCTCTGAGGCTCTCAAGACGGTGGGTAAGAAGTTTGACTTCACCGAGCTCTATGAAGAGCGTGAAACTTTCCGTGACCAGATCATCGAAGTCATCGGTCGTAACCTGAATGGTTTCATTTTGGATGACGCGGCGATCGACTACCTGGAGCAGACTCCTATCGAAAGTCTCGACCCAGACAACATTCTCGATGCGGAAGGTATCAAGAAGATTATCGATTTGACCGCTGGTCAGGCCAAGCTGGCGAACAACATCCAGCGTGACAAAGAGAAGGTCATCAAGCAGCAGGACGTGGAAGCGCGTGAAGCGATCCTTGAGCTCGAGCGTCAGCTTGCTGAGACCGAGGCCAAGCAGCAACGCGAAGTACAGATCGTTCAGCTTCGTGAGCAGGCAGAGACTGACAAGGTGCGTGAAGAAGAGCACCAGAAGGCAGAGCGTGCCCGTATCACTGCTGAGGAAGAAATTCAAATTGCAGAGGAGAACAAGCAGCGACAGGTGCTGGTTGCCCTGCGTAACAAGGAACGTACCGATGCCGTCGAGCTCGAGCGCGTGGAGCGCGAGCGTATGCTTGAGGCTATTGAGCGTGAGCGTGTGACCGCCCTCAAGGCCATCGAGAAAGAGAAGGCCGTCGAGATCGAGAAGAAGAACATCCAGGAGGTCATCAAAGACCGCGTGGCTCTCGAGAAGACCGTGGTCATCGAGCAAGAGAAGATCAAGGACACCGAAGCCTTTGCCGGCGCAGACCGTCACAAGCAGGTTCTGGTTACCAAGGCAGAGGCCGAGGCTCAGGAAGTTCTCATCCGCCAGATCAAGGAAGCCGAGGCTCGCAAGGAAGCAGCCCAGCTCAAGGCAGACGAGGAAGCCTACAACGTGCAGAAGGCTGCCGAAGCCAGCAAGAAGGCCAGCGAGATGAAAGCCGAAGAGCGTGTCATCACCGCAGAAGCTGCCCTCACCGCATCCGAGAAGGAAGCCAATGCCAAGAAGATGCTCGCAGACGCGATTGCGAAGGAAACCGCTGCCGAAGGCCTTGGCCACGTGGAGGTGAAACTTGCAGACGCAGACGCCCTGCAGAAGCAAGGTGCCGCTCAGGCCGATGTGGATGCCCTCAAGTTCGCTGCCGAAGCGAAGGGTATCGAGCAGAAGGCTGCCGCCATGAAGCTCTTCGAAGAAGCCGGCCAGGAACACGAGGAATTCAAGCTCCGCCTCGAGAAAGAGAAAGCCATCGAACTCGCAGAGATCGACGTCCAGCGCCAGGTTGCCGAGCAGCAGGCTGTGGTGATCGGCGAGGCCCTCAAGCAGGCCAAGATCGACATCGTGGGTGGCGAGACCGAGTTCTTCGACCGCATTACCAATGCTGTCACCAAGGGCAAGGTTGCCGACCGCATCGTCGACAACTCAAGAGTGCTCAGCGACGTGAAGGAAACCTTCTTCAACGGAGACCCTGAGTACTTCAAGAGCCAGGTGAAGAGCTGGATCGACCAGTTCGGCATCGAGACAGAAGACCTCAAGAACCTCAGCGTAGCTGGTCTGTTAGGGAAAATGATTCCTCAGGCAGACGGCGACGTCCAGCAGAAGCTCATCGGCTTCCTCGGTGCAGCAGAGCGCTTCGGCCTCTCAGACGCCAAAGCCAGCAGCCTGCTGAAGTAAGGTATTAAGACAATCCCAGTGCGAGTAAGCATGGAGCGGAAAGCACTGGGATCCTTAATAAATTTTTTACCACGAATTTCACGAATCCCACGAATGGTTGCAAAGCAAGTCTCTGTAGCCAAGCGTGCTAAGATAAGTGAAAGCTGGTCCAGAATGAAAGGAATTCGATTTGAGTCTGATCTACAAACAAGAGAGTTTCGACATTATTGGAGCCTGTTTCGAGGTATATAATGAGTTAGGCAATGGTTTCGATGAGAGAGTGTACCATGAAGCACTCCTAATCGAACTCATGGAGAAGAAGATAAGCTTCGTCTCTGAGCCTTCTCTAGAAATTTCCTACAAAGGCCACAAGCTCACAAAGCAGTTTAAGCCAGATCTTATCTGTTTTGAGAAAATCATCATAGAGTTGAAAGCTGTCACGGCTCTCAATGATTACCACCGGCAACAAGTGCTGAACTATTTGAAGGCAACTGGCTACAAACTGGCCTTGCTTGTCAATTTGGGTAATCGAGAGGGACTACAGTATGAGCGTGTCCTGCGTTAGAATTATTTTTCATGGAACAAAAAATTCGTGAGATTCGTGAGATTCGTGGTTGAAAAGTCGACCACCTGACGAGCTCCAGATTCCACAAACATGTCAGAAGAAAACAAACAGTTAGAGGGTGGAGCGTATGAAGTGATTCGCGCTCGCCTGGAGAAACAGGCCGTGGACCTGCGCGGGCGACTGGATTCCCTCAATGAGGAGCGCAAGTCGATCTTCGGGGCGGTCGAGTCATCTCTGGTGGCTACCGAGCGTGTCACCACGGACCACAACTGTGTGCCGCGTGATCTGATCGCGATCGGGGACAATCGTTTTCTCTTCGGCTACAACATCCAGTTCGGTCTCAAGCAGACTACCGAGCTGGCGGATGTGTTTGCCGCCTACGCGTATGACCCAGAGGGTCATCACTTTACCAAGCTGTCTCTCGCCGAGGTGATTGATAGCCCGGAGTTCAAAGCGGACTTCGACTACCTTTACAAGTACTACAAGCAGACCGTATTCGCGAAGTTCATGCGCATCGGTCCGCATATCTACATGGCCTTGCAGGTAGGCAAGGACGTGAAGGATATCAAAGCTTTCAAATTCCTGGTCAATGGAAACGGCACTCTGAAATACGTCGGTAACCGTTTCGATCACGAATATGTTTTCCCGAACCAGCACGGCTTCGAGTGGAAGCGCGTCACACGCGATATGCAGCGCGCCGGGGAGCACCCGCACATTTCCATCGAGGAGAAAGTCTTCGTGGAAACGGTTGGCGGCGACCTTACCGTCAAGGTGGAGGATAACACGGCTGATGGTAAAGGGATTTACTGTGAGGAGGTGTTAGATGTGGATCAGACACTCGATGATGCGGAGATTTTCTATGCCATCGTTGGGCCGCTCATCTTGCTGAAGATTCTTCCTTATCGTGAAGAGGAGTACCGCTATCTGGTCTTCAACGAAAAGAACCAATCGGTGGATCGTATCGATGCGATTGGTGAATCCTGTGTGCTGTTGCCGGAGGATCACGGCATTATCTTTGCCAATGGTTACTACCTGCTCAGCGGGGAGCTGAAGACCTTTGATCACGGGATCGATCACATGATGTTCGAGCGCCGGGTGGCATCGGCCAATGGCGAGGACAGTCTCTTTGCCTTCTACAACCGCACCTCGGGTGACTACGTCCTACTCACCTACAATATCATCGAGCAGACCGTCGCTACTCCGGTGGTGTGTAATGGCTACTCGATCTTCGACAATGGTGAGCTGATTTATTTCAAGACCGAACTGGAGGCTCAGAAGCACCATACCCTGCAGGTCTGGCAGACGCCTATCCTCAGCGATGATGCCGTCGCTGCCCAGGAGCAGGATCAGACCAGTTACCTTTTCAAAATTGGTAACGCCGAATTGGTGGCTGCCATGGCTGAGTGCCGTGAGCTTCTTACGCTGTTAGATAAAGAAGATAACTACGGCGGACTTTACCTGGACCTCGTCAAGAAATCCACCGACCTGCTCGATGGCTACTTCTGGATCGAGCGAGAGGAGACCAAGAACCTTTCCGAGCCGATCAAAGGCGTCCAGCAGGCTGCAAACAGCGCGATCGAGGAATTTGATAAAGTGCAGCGCCTGCGCAAGACTTCCGCCGAACGTATCGAGGAAGTGGCCAGTCAGTGCCAGCGCCTGGTGCGCGATGCGGAGAATAGTCCGCCGGATGACATCCTCGGCTTCGTCAAGCAGCTCAGTGGCTTGCGCACGATCCGTGGTGAAGTGATTGGCCTGCGTGAAATGCGCTACATGGACCTGGAGCGCGTGGATGCGCTTGAGGAATCTATCGTAGAAGCCGCAGAGAAAGTTTCCGGTAAGACCGTGAGCTTCCTGCTCATGCCGGAGGCTCTGGATCCTTACCGTAAAAAAGTCGAGGAACAGAAAGTCACGCTGACTAAGCTGACCAAGGTCACCGAGGCGGATGAACTGGGCGAAGAGATCTCCGAGGCAGGCAAGGAACTCGAGATGCTCATCGATGTGGTCTCTAACCTCAAGATCGAGGATTCCACCCAGACCACCGCGATCATCGAGAGCATTTCCTCCATCTACTCGACTCTGAATGGAGCCAAGGCCGAGCTGAAGAACAAGCGCATGGACCTCTCCCGCAGCGAGGGCGTGGCGCAGTTCGGTGCTCAGATCAAGCTCCTGGGGCAGGCCGTGGTGAACTACCTTGACCTCTGCGATACCCCGGAGAAGACCGAAGGCTATCTCACCAAGGTGATGGTGCAGATCGAGGAACTCGAAGGCAAGTTTGCCGAGTTCGATGACTACATCGAGGAACTGACCGCCAAGCGTGAAGAGGTCTACAATGCCTTTGAAAGCCGTAAGCAGCAGCTGCTTGAGGCGAAAAGCAAGCGTGCGAACATCCTGATCAAGTCCGCTGACCGTGTGCTGGCTGGCATCAAGAACCGCGTCTCGAATTTCAAAGAGATCAATGAGATCAATGGCTACTTCGCCAGTGATCTGATGATCGAGAAGGTGCGTGATGTCATCGAGCAGCTCACCGAACTGGGCGATAGCGTCAAGGCAGACGACATCCAGACCCGCCTGAAGACCATCCGTGAGGACGCCGTGCGTGCCCTCAAGGACCGCAACGAGCTCTACGTTGATGGCAAGAACATCATCCAGTTCGGCAAGAACAAGTTCAACGTCAACACTCAGGAGCTGGCGCTGACGATCGTTCCACACGAGGAGAAGATGTGCTTCCACCTCAGCGGGACGGACTTCTTCGAGCCGATCACTGATCCGGAATTCCTTGCCACCAAGGCGGTCTGGGATCAGGAAGTGATTTCCGAGAACAAGCAAGTCTACCGTGCCGAGTATCTCATCTATCAGCTGCTCAATTCCGAGCAAGGCCGCGATCTGGCCAAGGATGAAAGCCAGTGGAAAAAAGACAACTTGCTCGCTGTCGTCCAGCAGTACATGCAGCCCCGCTACGCGGAGAGCTACACCAAGGGTGTGCACGATGAGGACGGGACCAAGCTGCTCGCGGCGATCCTCCCGATCCATGCGAATATCGGCTTGCTGCGCTTCGGCGCGCGTGACCGTGCTCTAGCCATGCTGTTCTGGCAGGCCTGGCAAGGTGAAGAGAAGGCCCTGCTCGCCGGTAAGATAAAAGCACACGCCAAGCGCCGTGCCGTCTTTGGTGCGAACAAGAATGAGCAGCACGCACTCATGGGCGATCTGCAGAAGCATCTCGGGTCCTGGGACAATGGCAGTGTAGTTACTGGCGCCAGAGCCGATGCCGCGGCCAAGTATTTGTTTGAGGAACTCACCTCATGCACCGGCTTTACCGTCTCTCCAGAGGCGAATGATCTGGTGAAGAAGCTCAAGCACAGCCTCGTCGTGAAGCACGTCGAGTCTGAGTATGAGGACACCGTGCAGGGAATCGAGGATGTCGTTGCCTTGTTCGAGGTCAATCTCGACTGGCTACACGGCTACCTGCAGAGCCTTGCCGAGGAGGACATGCCGGAAGGCATCGATATGGAGAGTAGTGCTTTGTTAGAAGCGGCCGCTCACCTGACCCGCGGCGGCTACGAGCAGCGTGATGTGCTTGATGTCCGCGTCGCCGTCGATGTGGAAGGCCTCATCGGCAGCCACGATGTGGTAGAGCAGGGCAAGTATCACCTGAACTACAATCGCTTTGTGGAAAGGCTGGATCACTTCGAGCGTGAAGCCGTGCCTACCTTCCGCGCCTATCAGGAGCTCAAGCAGCAACTGGTCGAGGACAAGCGTGAGATGATGCGCCTGGATGAGTTCAAACCGAAGGTGATGAGTGCCTTCGTGCGTAACAAACTTCTCAATAACGTCTTCCTGCCGATGGTGGGGGATAATCTGGCCAAGCAGATTGGTACCGCTGGCAGCGATACCCGTACCGACCGTATGGGCTTGCTCCTGCTGATCTCGCCTCCGGGTTACGGTAAGACCACGCTCATGGAGTACGTGGCCAACCGCCTCGGCCTGACCTTCATGAAGATCAATGGTCCGGCACTCGGTCACAACGTGGTCTCGCTGGATCCTCAGGAGGCTCCCAATGCCTCCGCTGCTGAGGAAGTGAAGAAGCTCAACCTCGCGCTCGAGATGGGGGACAACGTGATGATCTACCTGGATGACATCCAGCACACTCATCCTGAGTTCCTGCAGAAGTTCATCTCCCTCTGCGATGGCC
The sequence above is drawn from the Rubritalea squalenifaciens DSM 18772 genome and encodes:
- a CDS encoding RDD family protein; its protein translation is MKIWLLEEGERTGPHESYEVRDRIEAGDLAASTQAWYEGAPDWVRLDEVPVVEGLFRTRDSLESSGALATPISEEEVMEEQIALEYIYPPKLHLVRRFFARLFDLMLYMTLLIIVIRDPVILDPAQRDVMFHLMMGLGYVLIDAGMTNLWKCSPGKWLLGIRVVDSQGLAIGLGSSVMRSLRVWVLGWGMWIITPVSLAISWFMAKRLNYMVWDFPKRYRVVAEPLTAMRITLVVLAYLMLAVLMQYGFPPEVMEMLENQMQNPAP
- a CDS encoding ribonuclease H-like domain-containing protein; this translates as MRDIVYFDLETQKSFSAVGGAKNKAKMGISVAVTYSTKTGQYHIYTEENIDDLVQQLVRADLVVGWNHVQFDYPVLQGYTVYDLETQTMNLDMMLELEKDLGFRLKLDSAAKCCLGNDGKTADGLDALRWWNEYKKTGDPEFMMKIAEYCCFDVKVTKCVHEYGVEKGIIKYEDKSGDTAEVSVDWS
- a CDS encoding OB-fold-containig protein is translated as MKELFDIALSPWVLPYTVMLCLFVVYWLLAAIGTMDIDSLDIDADADADTDGGGFMAGFLKIVNATDVPLMMVLSLICLFKWMLLVMYHGYVGFASLWWGGLLGIIGAFIIACIVTRILMKPLSPLFAAFKQGENDEEPVYGRECEVVSGTLTDKYGRVEIPRERGAPAVVACRLVEGDVPLKRGDKVVLFDHDKENSLYVAKRI
- a CDS encoding GxxExxY protein, which produces MSLIYKQESFDIIGACFEVYNELGNGFDERVYHEALLIELMEKKISFVSEPSLEISYKGHKLTKQFKPDLICFEKIIIELKAVTALNDYHRQQVLNYLKATGYKLALLVNLGNREGLQYERVLR
- a CDS encoding DNA repair ATPase; translation: MSEENKQLEGGAYEVIRARLEKQAVDLRGRLDSLNEERKSIFGAVESSLVATERVTTDHNCVPRDLIAIGDNRFLFGYNIQFGLKQTTELADVFAAYAYDPEGHHFTKLSLAEVIDSPEFKADFDYLYKYYKQTVFAKFMRIGPHIYMALQVGKDVKDIKAFKFLVNGNGTLKYVGNRFDHEYVFPNQHGFEWKRVTRDMQRAGEHPHISIEEKVFVETVGGDLTVKVEDNTADGKGIYCEEVLDVDQTLDDAEIFYAIVGPLILLKILPYREEEYRYLVFNEKNQSVDRIDAIGESCVLLPEDHGIIFANGYYLLSGELKTFDHGIDHMMFERRVASANGEDSLFAFYNRTSGDYVLLTYNIIEQTVATPVVCNGYSIFDNGELIYFKTELEAQKHHTLQVWQTPILSDDAVAAQEQDQTSYLFKIGNAELVAAMAECRELLTLLDKEDNYGGLYLDLVKKSTDLLDGYFWIEREETKNLSEPIKGVQQAANSAIEEFDKVQRLRKTSAERIEEVASQCQRLVRDAENSPPDDILGFVKQLSGLRTIRGEVIGLREMRYMDLERVDALEESIVEAAEKVSGKTVSFLLMPEALDPYRKKVEEQKVTLTKLTKVTEADELGEEISEAGKELEMLIDVVSNLKIEDSTQTTAIIESISSIYSTLNGAKAELKNKRMDLSRSEGVAQFGAQIKLLGQAVVNYLDLCDTPEKTEGYLTKVMVQIEELEGKFAEFDDYIEELTAKREEVYNAFESRKQQLLEAKSKRANILIKSADRVLAGIKNRVSNFKEINEINGYFASDLMIEKVRDVIEQLTELGDSVKADDIQTRLKTIREDAVRALKDRNELYVDGKNIIQFGKNKFNVNTQELALTIVPHEEKMCFHLSGTDFFEPITDPEFLATKAVWDQEVISENKQVYRAEYLIYQLLNSEQGRDLAKDESQWKKDNLLAVVQQYMQPRYAESYTKGVHDEDGTKLLAAILPIHANIGLLRFGARDRALAMLFWQAWQGEEKALLAGKIKAHAKRRAVFGANKNEQHALMGDLQKHLGSWDNGSVVTGARADAAAKYLFEELTSCTGFTVSPEANDLVKKLKHSLVVKHVESEYEDTVQGIEDVVALFEVNLDWLHGYLQSLAEEDMPEGIDMESSALLEAAAHLTRGGYEQRDVLDVRVAVDVEGLIGSHDVVEQGKYHLNYNRFVERLDHFEREAVPTFRAYQELKQQLVEDKREMMRLDEFKPKVMSAFVRNKLLNNVFLPMVGDNLAKQIGTAGSDTRTDRMGLLLLISPPGYGKTTLMEYVANRLGLTFMKINGPALGHNVVSLDPQEAPNASAAEEVKKLNLALEMGDNVMIYLDDIQHTHPEFLQKFISLCDGQRKIEGVYNGRPRTYDLRGKKVAVVMAGNPYTETGGKFQIPDMLANRADTYNLGDIIGGHAEDFKASYIENSLTSNRVLNKLSSRSQKDVYAVMQIARTGSQEGVDFEGNYTPAEIDEMVKVTKHLYRVRDSILRVNLEYIRSAAQEDAYRTEPAFKLQGSYRNMNRIAEKVLPLMTDKEVEDLVVDHYENESQTLTKGAEANLLKFREMENLQTEEEQERWEDIKKSFNKNLLLGASGGENDPVARIVAQLSQFNDGLVSITQGISAAANGYAKPQSLSETTVAQLEKIISGLRAVPVEVDINVVADEGEDDIASIEKSNRKKKDPKLGFKPEVRQGGEPSEE